Proteins encoded in a region of the Methylobacterium radiotolerans JCM 2831 genome:
- a CDS encoding DUF2252 domain-containing protein translates to MDRIESDKTAPPEDREADAPGLDAVLAPVAEFPRIDLRAGVEAWDKRRKAGKRLRAEVPHARQAALDPDPDRPDPVALIEAAHAGRQPHLIPLRVARMASSPFAFLRGAAHVMAWDLSRGPRSGIDVVMNGDAHTDNFGLFGTPQRDIVLDLNDFDEVTIGPWEWDLKRLAAGLAVATADAGAPASERRAAVTEAVSGYQHTMRRLAPQGSLDVWYQTTRADAPHIAGLQMDAEARAVVRRAVDKARRRNNRSLLDQVAERRTDGSWRLQTDPPILTPVDAETREGVVTGLERYAETLPRERRFMLDRYHVVDVAHRVVGVGSVGTRAYLALLFGNSDADALFLQVKEAVRPAHAPYLPGVPAPFSGHGGERVIYGQRLLQAVGDPLLGWTSIAGRPFYVRQMKNLKGAIPLARMSGAPLLTFSYAYGTLLARAHARTGDAAAIAGYCGSGKHHDLSGAIADWAASYAERNAADFALFRAAIASGRLEAADDPCL, encoded by the coding sequence ATGGATCGCATCGAGAGCGACAAGACGGCGCCGCCCGAGGACCGGGAGGCGGACGCCCCGGGCCTGGACGCGGTGCTGGCGCCGGTCGCCGAGTTCCCGCGGATCGACCTCCGCGCGGGCGTCGAGGCCTGGGACAAGCGCCGCAAGGCCGGCAAGCGGCTGCGCGCCGAGGTGCCGCACGCGCGCCAGGCCGCGCTGGATCCCGATCCGGACCGGCCCGACCCGGTCGCCCTGATCGAGGCCGCCCACGCGGGCCGCCAGCCGCACCTGATCCCGCTGCGGGTCGCCCGGATGGCGAGTTCGCCCTTCGCGTTCCTGCGCGGGGCCGCGCACGTCATGGCCTGGGACCTGTCGCGCGGGCCGCGCAGCGGCATCGACGTCGTGATGAACGGCGACGCGCACACCGACAATTTCGGCCTGTTCGGCACGCCGCAGCGCGACATCGTCCTCGACCTCAACGACTTCGACGAGGTCACGATCGGCCCGTGGGAATGGGACCTCAAGCGCCTCGCGGCCGGGCTGGCGGTCGCCACCGCCGACGCCGGCGCGCCGGCGAGCGAGCGGCGCGCGGCCGTCACGGAGGCGGTCTCCGGCTACCAGCACACGATGCGGCGCCTCGCGCCGCAGGGCTCCCTCGACGTCTGGTACCAGACCACCCGCGCCGACGCCCCGCACATCGCCGGGCTGCAGATGGACGCGGAGGCCCGGGCCGTGGTGCGGCGGGCGGTCGACAAGGCGCGGCGGCGGAACAACCGCAGCCTGCTGGACCAGGTGGCCGAGCGGCGCACCGACGGCAGCTGGCGCCTGCAGACCGATCCGCCGATCCTGACGCCCGTGGACGCGGAGACCCGCGAGGGCGTCGTCACCGGCCTGGAGCGCTACGCCGAGACCCTGCCGCGAGAGCGCCGCTTCATGCTCGACCGCTACCACGTGGTCGATGTCGCCCACCGCGTCGTCGGCGTCGGCAGTGTCGGGACCCGGGCCTACCTCGCGCTGCTGTTCGGCAATTCCGACGCCGACGCGCTCTTCCTCCAGGTCAAGGAGGCGGTCCGGCCGGCACACGCGCCCTACCTGCCGGGCGTGCCGGCGCCGTTCTCCGGGCACGGGGGCGAGCGGGTGATCTACGGCCAGCGCCTGCTCCAGGCGGTGGGCGACCCGCTGCTCGGCTGGACCAGCATCGCGGGCCGGCCGTTCTACGTGCGCCAGATGAAGAACCTGAAGGGCGCGATCCCGCTGGCGCGGATGTCCGGCGCGCCGCTCCTGACCTTCTCGTACGCCTACGGGACGCTGCTGGCGCGCGCCCACGCGCGGACCGGCGACGCGGCGGCGATCGCCGGATACTGCGGCAGCGGCAAGCACCACGACCTGAGCGGGGCGATCGCCGACTGGGCGGCTTCCTACGCGGAGCGCAATGCGGCCGACTTCGCCCTGTTCCGCGCGGCGATCGCGAGCGGCCGCCTGGAGGCCGCGGACGATCCCTGCCTCTGA
- the gluQRS gene encoding tRNA glutamyl-Q(34) synthetase GluQRS: MSAEAPVLRFAPSPNGRLHLGHAYSALLNADLAARMGGVCRLRIEDIDPARSKPDFVHGIVTDLAWLGLTYPEPVRHQSRHMADYRAALDGLIGRGLAYPCFCSRGQIRARIASGIDSPRDPDGVPLYPGTCRHLGPAAGDRIARGDPHTWRLDMAAATRRAGPTHGYVAFDGTGAHRVAADPTRWGDAVIARRDVPTSYHLAVVHDDAVQGITHVVRGRDLEAATDLHVLLQALLGLPVPRYRHHPLLLDAGGEKLSKSRGSRSLADLREAGATPQAVRARLGFA, translated from the coding sequence GTGAGCGCCGAGGCGCCGGTGCTGCGCTTCGCGCCGAGCCCGAACGGGCGGCTGCACCTCGGCCACGCCTACTCGGCCCTGCTCAACGCGGACCTCGCCGCCCGGATGGGCGGCGTCTGCCGCCTCCGGATCGAGGACATCGATCCCGCGCGCTCGAAGCCGGACTTCGTCCACGGGATCGTCACCGACCTCGCCTGGCTCGGGCTGACCTATCCCGAGCCGGTGCGGCATCAGTCCCGGCACATGGCGGACTATCGGGCCGCCCTCGACGGGCTGATCGGCCGCGGGCTCGCCTATCCGTGCTTCTGCTCACGCGGCCAGATCCGGGCGCGCATCGCCTCGGGTATCGACAGCCCCCGCGATCCGGACGGCGTGCCCCTCTATCCCGGCACCTGCCGCCACCTGGGCCCGGCGGCGGGGGACCGGATCGCCCGCGGCGACCCGCATACCTGGCGGCTCGACATGGCGGCCGCGACGCGACGCGCCGGCCCGACGCACGGCTACGTCGCCTTCGACGGGACCGGTGCGCACCGGGTCGCGGCGGATCCGACACGCTGGGGCGACGCGGTGATCGCCCGGCGCGACGTGCCGACGAGCTACCATCTCGCCGTGGTCCACGACGACGCGGTCCAGGGGATCACCCACGTGGTGCGCGGCCGCGACCTGGAGGCGGCCACCGACCTGCACGTGCTCCTCCAGGCCCTGCTCGGGCTGCCGGTGCCGCGCTACCGCCACCACCCGCTGCTGCTCGATGCCGGGGGCGAGAAGCTGTCCAAGTCGCGCGGCTCGCGATCCCTCGCCGACCTCCGGGAGGCCGGCGCGACGCCCCAGGCTGTCCGCGCCCGGCTCGGCTTCGCCTGA
- a CDS encoding FAD-dependent oxidoreductase, giving the protein MPGEHYDVIIVGSGPGGGTMAWRLAQTGKRILLIERGDYLLREPRNWDSQAVIVDGYYQAKETWYSSDGKSFHPGLHYYVGGNSKFYGSILFRLREKDFAEIRHQDGVAPAWPVGYDVFEPYYQAAEELFHVHGLRGEDPTEPWSTKPYAHPPVAHEPRIQELFDNLKRAGHHPFHLPVGVRLVEKDGRAVPTSPCIKCESFDGFPCPTNGKSDAQTMVVDPALRDCPNLTLLTRTYVERLVTDASGRTVTGVVGTRDGAPFEASADIVVVACGALSSALLLLRSASDRHPNGLANGSDQVGRNYMRHNNSTVLAISKVPNPTRFQKTLGLNDFYFGDPDPKDSWDFPLGHIQMVGKSDGAQIHGEGLPGFLQWFPDKPFDWIAKHSVDFWLTSEDVPLPQNRIFYKDGKVHLDLTETNVEAHKRLRHKLREICSFTDIHPHLFDRSLYLGKNVPIGGTAHQAGTLRFGADPRTSVLDTNCKAHELDNLYVTDASFFPSIGAVNPTLTIIANALRVADHLVARMGARDAIAPPRLFDHTEPREPLPA; this is encoded by the coding sequence ATGCCCGGTGAGCACTACGACGTCATCATTGTCGGGTCCGGACCCGGCGGCGGCACGATGGCGTGGCGCCTCGCCCAGACGGGCAAGCGCATCCTGCTGATCGAGCGCGGCGACTACCTGCTGCGGGAGCCGCGGAACTGGGACAGTCAGGCGGTGATCGTCGACGGCTACTACCAGGCCAAGGAGACGTGGTACTCCTCGGACGGCAAGAGCTTCCATCCGGGCCTGCACTACTACGTCGGCGGGAACTCGAAGTTCTACGGATCGATCCTCTTCCGCCTCCGCGAGAAGGACTTCGCCGAGATCCGCCACCAGGACGGCGTCGCGCCGGCCTGGCCGGTCGGCTACGACGTGTTCGAGCCGTACTACCAGGCGGCCGAGGAGCTGTTCCACGTCCACGGCCTGCGCGGCGAGGACCCGACCGAGCCCTGGTCGACGAAGCCCTACGCCCATCCGCCGGTGGCGCACGAGCCGCGGATCCAGGAGCTGTTCGACAACCTGAAGCGGGCCGGCCACCACCCGTTCCACCTGCCGGTGGGCGTGCGGCTGGTGGAGAAGGACGGGCGCGCGGTGCCGACCTCGCCCTGCATCAAGTGCGAATCCTTCGACGGCTTCCCCTGCCCCACCAACGGCAAGTCCGACGCGCAGACCATGGTGGTGGACCCGGCCCTGCGCGACTGCCCGAACCTGACGCTGCTCACCCGCACCTACGTCGAGCGCCTCGTCACCGACGCCTCGGGGCGAACCGTCACGGGCGTCGTCGGCACGCGCGACGGCGCGCCGTTCGAGGCCTCGGCCGACATCGTGGTGGTGGCCTGCGGTGCCCTCTCCTCGGCGCTGCTGCTGCTGCGCTCGGCCAGCGACCGGCACCCGAACGGCCTCGCCAACGGGTCGGACCAGGTCGGGCGCAACTACATGCGCCACAACAACTCGACGGTGCTGGCGATCTCGAAGGTCCCGAACCCGACCCGCTTCCAGAAGACGCTCGGCCTCAACGACTTCTACTTCGGCGATCCGGACCCGAAGGACAGCTGGGACTTTCCCCTCGGCCACATCCAGATGGTCGGCAAGTCGGACGGGGCCCAGATCCACGGCGAGGGCCTGCCGGGCTTCCTGCAGTGGTTCCCCGACAAACCCTTCGACTGGATCGCGAAGCACTCCGTCGACTTCTGGCTGACCTCCGAGGACGTGCCGCTGCCGCAGAACCGGATCTTCTACAAGGACGGCAAGGTCCATCTCGACCTCACCGAGACGAACGTCGAGGCGCACAAGCGGCTCCGGCACAAGCTGCGCGAGATCTGCAGCTTCACCGACATCCACCCGCACCTGTTCGACCGCTCGCTCTACCTCGGCAAGAACGTCCCGATCGGCGGGACGGCCCACCAGGCGGGGACCCTGCGGTTCGGCGCGGATCCGAGGACGTCGGTGCTCGACACGAACTGCAAGGCGCACGAGCTGGACAACCTCTACGTGACCGACGCCAGCTTCTTCCCGTCGATCGGCGCCGTGAACCCGACGCTGACGATCATCGCCAACGCCCTGCGGGTCGCCGATCATCTCGTCGCCCGGATGGGGGCCCGGGACGCGATCGCGCCGCCCCGGCTCTTCGACCACACCGAGCCGCGGGAGCCGCTGCCGGCCTGA
- a CDS encoding LysR family transcriptional regulator: MAIDHIDLSRIDLNLLVALDALLDERSVTRAAARVGIGQSAMSSSLARLRRLFDDELLTRAPDGMRPTPRALRIAEPLRSTLRQVQALVHREEQFDPATVARTFTVSLPDSVEALLGPRLIAQLRRDAPGIRLLLRSVDRTRILDELDADRVDLAIGLFSEGQLHHKQRLLYRDSYVVLFNAALIGLEPPIGLDDYLRFPHVLTSLRETAHGVVDDALALIGRSRTLAVTTPRFLVVPFMVRAAPVIATMHARLATSFASALALSVSPVPVPLDDVSVSMLWHASYDHDPAHRWLRELLVRLAHEPPAPGII; this comes from the coding sequence GTGGCCATCGACCATATCGATCTCAGCCGGATCGACCTGAACCTGCTGGTCGCCCTCGACGCGCTGCTCGACGAGCGGAGCGTCACGCGGGCCGCCGCGCGCGTCGGGATCGGCCAGTCGGCGATGAGTTCGAGCCTCGCCCGCCTGCGCCGCCTGTTCGACGACGAGCTCCTGACCCGGGCGCCGGACGGGATGCGGCCGACGCCCCGCGCCCTCAGGATCGCCGAGCCGCTGCGCAGCACCCTCCGGCAGGTGCAGGCGCTGGTGCACCGGGAGGAGCAGTTCGATCCGGCCACGGTCGCGCGCACCTTCACGGTGAGCCTTCCGGACAGCGTCGAGGCGCTGCTCGGGCCGCGGTTGATCGCGCAGCTCCGCCGGGACGCGCCCGGCATCCGGCTGCTGCTGCGCTCGGTCGACCGGACCCGGATCCTGGACGAGCTCGACGCCGACCGGGTCGACCTCGCCATCGGCCTGTTCTCGGAGGGGCAGCTCCACCACAAGCAGCGCCTCCTCTACCGGGACAGCTACGTGGTGCTGTTCAACGCCGCGCTGATCGGCCTGGAGCCGCCGATCGGGCTCGACGATTACCTGCGCTTCCCCCACGTGCTGACGTCCCTGCGCGAGACCGCCCACGGGGTCGTCGACGACGCCCTCGCGCTGATCGGGCGCTCGCGCACCCTGGCGGTCACGACCCCGCGCTTCCTCGTCGTCCCGTTCATGGTGCGGGCGGCGCCGGTGATCGCCACGATGCACGCGCGGCTCGCCACCTCCTTCGCCAGCGCGCTGGCGCTCAGCGTCAGCCCCGTGCCGGTCCCCCTCGACGACGTGTCCGTGTCGATGCTCTGGCACGCCTCGTACGACCACGACCCGGCCCATCGCTGGCTCCGGGAACTCCTGGTCCGGCTGGCCCACGAGCCGCCGGCCCCCGGCATCATCTGA
- a CDS encoding acetolactate synthase large subunit, with protein MPKGSDLLVAALENEGVDRIFGIPGEENLDVVESLRNSKIELVLTRHEQAASFMAATHGRLTGRPGVCLSTLGPGALNFSTGAAYAHLGAMPMIIITGQKGILSSRQAKFQIVDVISSMKPITKMARQIVSASSIPTIVRDAFRVATEERPGPVLLELPEDIASEEAEADLVPSHPIDIPVAHPTAIARAAEMILKAERPLIMLGAAASRPRATGELGGFVQRTGIPFFTTQMGKGTVAGGTDLYMGTAALSERDYVHEAIDRADLIIAIGHDTIEKPPFFMGQADQKVVHISYMPANVEQVYYPDAEVVGDLGPTLKLLADKLDGKLPNAGALLHLREHILSHIGDRAGEDRFPVTPQRLVRDVRRVIPEDGIVCLDNGMYKIWFARNYRTYVANTLLLDNALATMGAGLPSAMMAAMLYPKRRVMAVCGDGGFMMNSQEMETAVRLKLNLVVLVLDDSAYGMIRWKQAVDKFADYGMTFNNPDFVLYAKSYGATGHRVESVNDLVPTLDRAFAAGGVHLVAVPIDYSENTRVLVDELRAKVKDFEPAE; from the coding sequence ATGCCCAAGGGTTCAGATCTCCTCGTCGCGGCCCTCGAGAACGAGGGCGTCGACCGCATCTTCGGGATTCCCGGAGAGGAGAACCTCGACGTCGTCGAATCCCTGCGGAACTCCAAGATCGAGCTGGTCCTGACCCGCCACGAGCAGGCGGCGAGCTTCATGGCCGCCACCCACGGCCGCCTCACCGGCCGGCCGGGCGTCTGCCTCTCGACGCTCGGCCCGGGCGCCCTGAACTTCTCCACCGGCGCGGCCTACGCGCATCTCGGCGCTATGCCGATGATCATCATCACCGGCCAGAAGGGCATCCTGTCCTCGCGCCAGGCCAAGTTCCAGATCGTCGACGTGATCTCGTCGATGAAGCCGATCACCAAGATGGCCCGGCAGATCGTCTCGGCCTCCTCGATCCCCACCATCGTGCGCGACGCCTTCCGGGTCGCCACCGAGGAGCGGCCCGGCCCGGTGCTGCTGGAGCTTCCCGAGGACATCGCCTCCGAGGAGGCCGAGGCGGATCTGGTGCCCTCGCACCCGATCGACATCCCGGTCGCGCACCCGACCGCGATCGCGCGCGCCGCGGAGATGATCCTGAAGGCCGAGCGCCCGCTGATCATGCTGGGCGCCGCCGCGAGCCGCCCCCGCGCCACCGGCGAGCTCGGCGGCTTCGTGCAGCGCACCGGCATCCCGTTCTTCACCACCCAGATGGGCAAGGGCACCGTCGCGGGCGGGACCGACCTCTACATGGGCACCGCCGCCCTCTCCGAGCGCGACTACGTCCACGAGGCGATCGACAGGGCCGACCTGATCATCGCGATCGGGCACGACACGATCGAGAAGCCGCCGTTCTTCATGGGCCAGGCCGACCAGAAGGTCGTCCACATCAGCTACATGCCGGCCAACGTCGAGCAGGTCTACTACCCCGACGCCGAGGTGGTCGGCGACCTCGGCCCGACGCTGAAGCTCCTGGCCGACAAGCTCGACGGCAAGCTCCCGAACGCGGGCGCGCTGCTGCACCTGCGCGAGCACATCCTCAGCCATATCGGCGACCGGGCCGGCGAGGACCGCTTCCCGGTGACGCCGCAGCGCCTCGTGCGCGACGTGCGCCGGGTGATCCCCGAGGACGGGATCGTCTGCCTCGACAACGGGATGTACAAGATCTGGTTCGCCCGGAACTACCGCACCTACGTCGCCAACACGCTGCTCCTCGATAACGCGCTGGCCACGATGGGCGCCGGCCTGCCCTCGGCCATGATGGCGGCGATGCTCTACCCGAAGCGGCGCGTGATGGCGGTGTGCGGCGACGGCGGCTTCATGATGAACAGCCAGGAGATGGAGACCGCCGTCCGGCTGAAGCTCAACCTCGTGGTGCTGGTGCTCGACGACTCGGCCTACGGGATGATCCGCTGGAAGCAGGCGGTCGACAAGTTCGCCGATTACGGCATGACCTTCAACAACCCGGACTTCGTCCTCTACGCCAAGTCGTACGGGGCCACCGGCCACCGGGTCGAGTCGGTCAACGACCTCGTGCCGACGCTGGACCGGGCCTTCGCGGCGGGCGGCGTCCACCTCGTGGCGGTGCCGATCGACTACTCGGAGAACACCCGCGTGCTGGTCGACGAGCTGCGCGCCAAGGTGAAGGATTTCGAGCCGGCCGAGTGA
- a CDS encoding poly(R)-hydroxyalkanoic acid synthase subunit PhaE, translating to MDQFDAFRAMSEFWTRAGAGFFTQGAGQPAPGFGWPTFPTPDVAGLATAQAKLTEAWTAATALSQTLARSLQGGPGAPDPTAGAVLARIFDPQAWLGGSAEFDAALTRMAEGPQLADLWQTERRYAALFTAWATLRRAQSEHQAVMLEAWTRAAGTFAQEANARAERGESFASAREMMGRWIETANAVLLEVQRSDKFLASQRAVLRASTDLRLAQQDVAAFLSEFYGQPTRAELDDVHKSLTELRREVRALRRERRQAGKVAKAGGSQVGEEVHG from the coding sequence ATGGACCAGTTCGACGCGTTCCGGGCGATGAGCGAGTTCTGGACCCGGGCCGGCGCGGGCTTCTTCACGCAGGGCGCGGGGCAACCCGCCCCCGGCTTCGGCTGGCCGACCTTTCCGACGCCTGACGTCGCCGGCCTCGCCACCGCGCAGGCCAAGCTGACCGAGGCCTGGACCGCCGCGACCGCCCTCTCGCAGACCCTCGCCAGATCCCTTCAGGGCGGTCCCGGCGCGCCGGACCCGACCGCCGGGGCTGTTCTCGCCCGGATCTTCGATCCGCAGGCCTGGCTCGGCGGCTCGGCCGAGTTCGACGCCGCCCTGACCCGCATGGCCGAGGGCCCGCAGCTCGCCGACCTGTGGCAGACCGAGCGGCGCTACGCGGCCCTGTTCACCGCCTGGGCGACGCTCCGGCGGGCGCAGAGCGAGCACCAGGCCGTGATGCTGGAGGCCTGGACGCGCGCGGCCGGGACCTTCGCCCAGGAAGCCAATGCCCGCGCCGAGCGCGGCGAGAGCTTCGCCTCCGCCCGCGAGATGATGGGCCGGTGGATCGAGACCGCCAACGCGGTCCTGCTCGAGGTCCAGCGTTCGGACAAGTTCCTGGCGTCTCAGCGGGCGGTGCTCCGGGCCTCGACCGACCTGCGCCTCGCCCAGCAGGACGTCGCGGCGTTCCTGTCCGAGTTCTACGGCCAGCCGACCCGCGCCGAGCTCGACGACGTCCACAAGAGCCTCACCGAGCTGCGCCGCGAGGTGCGGGCGCTCCGCCGCGAGCGCCGGCAGGCCGGGAAGGTCGCGAAGGCGGGCGGTTCACAGGTCGGGGAGGAAGTTCATGGCTGA
- a CDS encoding iron-containing alcohol dehydrogenase encodes MNPFTFQTTPNVLFEAGASRKLPEIVGSFGAKRVLLVTDKGVRGAGLTKAAEAALAEAGVALDVYEDVVADPPSTVIEAAAKRARDLGTDLVLSIGGGSALDTAKLVAYLAKSDEPLDSIYGVGLAKGDRLPLILVPTTAGTGSEVTPISIVTTPTTEKKGVVAPKLLPDWAVLDPELTLGLPPHVTAATGIDAMVHAIEAFTSKNKKNPISDQLAKQALALLSANIRTACTDGKNLEARSGMLLGSMLAGMAFANAPVAAVHALAYPVGAIFHVPHGLSNALVLMGVMRFNLSHAEALYAELAPILDPAAADLPQPEAARRFVESLDAICRDCKVPASLAEVGVARQDLERMATDAMKQTRLLVNNPREVTYDDAFAIYAEALGEARPAA; translated from the coding sequence ATGAACCCGTTCACATTCCAGACCACGCCGAACGTGCTGTTCGAGGCCGGCGCCTCCCGGAAGCTGCCCGAGATCGTCGGCAGCTTCGGGGCGAAGCGCGTCCTGCTCGTCACCGACAAGGGCGTGCGCGGCGCCGGCCTCACGAAGGCCGCCGAGGCGGCGCTGGCGGAGGCCGGCGTCGCCCTCGACGTCTACGAGGACGTGGTCGCCGACCCGCCCTCCACGGTGATCGAGGCGGCGGCCAAGCGCGCCCGGGACCTCGGGACCGACCTCGTCCTGTCGATCGGCGGCGGCTCGGCCCTCGATACCGCCAAGCTCGTGGCCTACCTCGCCAAGTCCGACGAGCCGCTGGATTCGATCTACGGCGTCGGCCTCGCCAAGGGCGACCGGCTGCCGCTGATCCTCGTGCCGACCACGGCCGGCACCGGCTCGGAGGTGACGCCGATCTCGATCGTCACGACGCCGACCACCGAGAAGAAGGGCGTCGTCGCCCCGAAGCTCCTGCCGGACTGGGCGGTGCTCGACCCGGAGCTGACGCTCGGCCTGCCGCCGCACGTCACGGCGGCGACCGGCATCGACGCCATGGTCCACGCCATCGAGGCCTTCACCAGCAAGAACAAGAAGAACCCGATCTCCGATCAGCTCGCCAAGCAGGCGCTGGCGCTGCTCTCGGCCAACATCCGCACCGCCTGCACGGACGGGAAGAACCTCGAGGCGCGCTCCGGCATGCTGCTCGGCTCGATGCTGGCCGGCATGGCCTTCGCCAACGCGCCGGTCGCGGCGGTGCACGCCCTCGCCTACCCGGTCGGCGCGATCTTCCACGTGCCGCACGGGCTCTCGAACGCCCTGGTGCTGATGGGGGTGATGCGCTTCAACCTCTCCCACGCGGAGGCGCTCTACGCCGAGCTCGCGCCGATCCTCGACCCGGCGGCCGCGGACCTGCCGCAGCCCGAGGCCGCCCGGCGCTTCGTGGAGAGCCTCGACGCGATCTGCCGCGACTGCAAGGTGCCGGCGTCCCTCGCCGAGGTCGGCGTCGCCCGGCAGGACCTGGAGCGCATGGCCACCGACGCGATGAAGCAGACGCGGCTCCTCGTGAACAACCCGCGCGAGGTCACCTACGACGACGCCTTCGCGATCTACGCCGAGGCGCTGGGAGAGGCGCGGCCGGCGGCGTGA
- a CDS encoding ATP-binding protein, which yields MIDTMAPVLALLTAAALAFGLWRLLGTRRAEREAERLQDRIWRISESEDRYRALVAATTEIIVQRDARGRITYANEDFARLLGREPIALIGSRDDLEILDRNAVEIGPDGVRRLEAQVRTADGRARWFAFVEMPVAHGDATHWLRAGRDVTARVEAIRSRDAALERAEAASVAKSRFLATVSHEMRTPLNGILGMADLVLGTELNPEQRTYVEAVRTSGQALLGLIDGVLDFSRIEAGRLDLAAEPFDLPALSEGVVELLAPRAQDKGIEIALDVAEDFPAAVLGDADRVRQILINLAGNAIKFTERGGVGVSLGFARAGTGGEVVLAVADTGPGIPEERLPILFEEFEQGDGSASRSHEGTGLGLAITRRLVTRMGGRIEADSRLGRGSTFRVLLPLAEVAGAEGVGRAPLPTLAPRRCLIVADSPFQAPYLARSLSRAGAATVIVDSLDSGLDALSGAAFDAVLADRALGDTAVRQIADAARACGVRTSLVLLSPFDRRGFGAPGAAGFDGYLIKPVRPRSLFERLLASAGPVEAAAAPPAVPPRVGSSLRVLLAEDNPINALLATRALERLGATVVHAADGLEALARLETDGPFDLALIDVRMPRLDGHETARRIRAAESDGAQRLHLVALTANAGREDEAAARAAGFDGFLAKPLNLKLLPPLLERQSARAA from the coding sequence ATGATCGACACGATGGCGCCTGTCCTGGCGCTCCTGACAGCGGCCGCTCTGGCCTTCGGCCTCTGGCGCCTGCTCGGCACGCGGCGCGCCGAGCGCGAGGCCGAGCGGCTGCAGGACCGCATCTGGCGGATCAGCGAGAGCGAGGACCGCTACCGGGCCCTGGTGGCCGCCACCACCGAGATCATCGTCCAGCGCGATGCCCGCGGACGCATCACCTACGCCAACGAGGATTTCGCCCGCCTGCTCGGCCGCGAGCCGATCGCGCTGATCGGCTCCCGGGACGATCTCGAGATCCTCGACCGGAACGCCGTGGAGATCGGGCCGGACGGGGTCCGCCGCCTGGAGGCGCAGGTCCGGACGGCGGACGGGCGGGCGCGCTGGTTCGCCTTCGTGGAGATGCCGGTGGCGCACGGCGACGCGACGCACTGGCTGCGCGCGGGCCGGGACGTGACCGCGCGGGTCGAGGCGATCCGCAGCCGCGACGCGGCCCTGGAGCGCGCCGAGGCGGCGAGCGTCGCGAAATCCCGCTTCCTCGCGACGGTGAGCCACGAGATGCGGACGCCGCTCAACGGCATCCTGGGCATGGCCGACCTCGTGCTCGGGACCGAGCTGAATCCGGAGCAGCGCACCTACGTTGAGGCGGTCCGCACCAGCGGCCAGGCGCTGCTCGGCCTGATCGACGGGGTCCTCGACTTCTCGCGGATCGAGGCCGGGCGCCTCGACCTCGCGGCCGAGCCCTTCGACCTGCCGGCGCTCTCCGAGGGGGTCGTCGAGCTGCTGGCGCCCCGCGCCCAGGACAAGGGCATCGAGATCGCCCTCGACGTGGCCGAGGACTTCCCGGCCGCCGTGCTGGGCGATGCCGACCGGGTGCGGCAGATCCTGATCAACCTCGCCGGCAACGCGATCAAGTTCACCGAGCGCGGCGGCGTCGGCGTCAGCCTGGGCTTCGCGCGGGCCGGGACCGGCGGCGAGGTCGTGCTCGCCGTGGCGGATACCGGCCCGGGCATCCCGGAGGAGAGGCTGCCGATCCTGTTCGAGGAGTTCGAGCAGGGCGACGGCAGCGCGAGCCGCAGCCACGAGGGCACCGGCCTGGGGCTCGCCATCACGCGGCGGCTCGTGACCCGCATGGGCGGGCGGATCGAGGCGGACTCGCGCCTCGGGCGGGGCTCGACCTTCCGGGTCCTGCTGCCCCTCGCCGAGGTCGCGGGGGCCGAGGGCGTCGGGCGCGCGCCGCTGCCGACGCTCGCCCCGCGGCGCTGCCTGATCGTCGCCGACTCCCCGTTCCAGGCGCCCTACCTCGCCCGCAGCCTGTCCCGGGCCGGGGCCGCCACCGTCATCGTCGACAGCCTGGATTCGGGCCTCGACGCCCTGTCGGGCGCGGCCTTCGACGCGGTGCTGGCCGACCGGGCTCTGGGCGACACGGCGGTGCGGCAGATCGCCGACGCGGCGCGCGCCTGCGGGGTCCGCACCAGCCTCGTGCTCCTCTCGCCGTTCGACCGGCGCGGCTTCGGGGCCCCCGGCGCGGCGGGTTTCGACGGCTACCTGATCAAGCCGGTCCGGCCGCGCTCCCTGTTCGAGCGCCTGCTCGCGTCGGCGGGCCCGGTCGAGGCCGCGGCGGCCCCGCCGGCGGTGCCGCCGCGCGTCGGCAGCAGCCTTCGGGTCCTGCTGGCCGAGGACAACCCGATCAACGCCCTGCTGGCGACCCGGGCCCTGGAGCGGCTCGGCGCCACGGTGGTCCACGCCGCCGACGGCCTCGAGGCCCTCGCGCGTCTGGAGACGGACGGCCCGTTCGACCTCGCGCTGATCGACGTGCGGATGCCCCGCCTCGACGGGCACGAGACCGCCCGGCGGATCCGCGCCGCCGAATCGGACGGGGCGCAGCGGCTCCACCTCGTCGCGCTGACCGCGAATGCCGGACGAGAGGACGAGGCCGCCGCCCGGGCGGCCGGCTTCGACGGGTTCCTGGCCAAGCCGCTGAACCTGAAGCTGCTGCCGCCGCTGCTGGAGCGGCAGTCCGCGCGCGCCGCCTGA